Proteins encoded by one window of Kribbella italica:
- a CDS encoding ribonuclease H family protein: protein MPTARVRRPRPADMTVPVGARSVFTDGACSVNPGPGGWAWALSKTEYAAGHEAASTNQRMEIRAALEAARANEGPLLIVSDSTYVVNCFRDRWHTGWLERGWLTSARKPVANRDLWEPLVELVTTRGDIAFQWVKGHSGHEMNDFVDGLAVAACFP, encoded by the coding sequence ATGCCCACAGCTCGCGTACGCCGTCCTCGTCCCGCCGACATGACCGTCCCCGTGGGCGCGCGCAGCGTGTTCACCGACGGTGCCTGCTCGGTCAACCCCGGTCCGGGCGGCTGGGCCTGGGCGCTGTCCAAGACCGAGTACGCCGCGGGCCACGAGGCCGCCTCGACGAACCAGCGGATGGAGATCCGCGCCGCCCTCGAGGCCGCGCGGGCGAACGAGGGTCCGCTGCTGATCGTCTCCGACTCGACGTACGTCGTGAACTGCTTCCGCGACCGCTGGCACACCGGGTGGCTCGAGCGCGGCTGGCTCACCTCGGCCAGGAAGCCGGTCGCCAACCGGGACCTGTGGGAGCCGCTCGTCGAGCTGGTGACCACCCGCGGGGACATCGCGTTCCAGTGGGTCAAGGGCCACTCCGGCCACGAGATGAACGACTTCGTCGACGGGCTCGCCGTCGCCGCCTGCTTCCCTTAG
- a CDS encoding response regulator, protein MDTDMERRQEVFRRWLPYGLLCMGTLLAAATTGLIMPDTDDRILAGVLVAAALAVEVWWTRTERTNPGPNRISAAYYVVRLAIGFVLTLLNGFFAFYAVVGYFDTNEQLAGRRAKRLALFACSIPVAAAQTSGIPVGYAMKWVVFAGLLLVNNVLLTTVIHFSEQEEERSRTRAATIVELERAQDENAALQAQLLVQAREAGVADERRRMAAEIHDTIAQGLTGIIAQLQVVANISDEPAVQERVGRATELARHSLSEARRSVQNLAPVDLSYDGLPVAMRKTVDQWAGRTAVRADFTLTGTAQELHPEVSATLLRITQEALANVAKHASAERVGVTLSFIDDEVTLDIRDDGKGFDPLARPGRSSTGGFGLDGMRPAPNGSRVRSPSSPKQEPVRRCRRAYRWCPMAEISLLLVDDHPVVRNGLRGLFESVPGFTVLAEASNGVEAVALATELDPDVILMDLRMPGGSGLDAITELTRRGARAKILVLTTWDSDTDTLPAIEAGATGYLLKDAPGPELFTGVREAAAGRTVLSPAVASRLVSAVRTPASPLAAREREVLALVAKGTSNREIARELFISEATVKTHLSHLFTKLGVTDRAAAVAKGYEQGILGRD, encoded by the coding sequence GTGGACACGGACATGGAGCGGCGGCAGGAGGTGTTCCGTCGGTGGCTGCCGTACGGGCTGCTCTGCATGGGGACGCTCCTGGCCGCCGCGACGACCGGGCTGATCATGCCGGACACGGACGACCGGATCCTGGCCGGCGTACTGGTCGCCGCGGCGCTCGCGGTCGAGGTGTGGTGGACCCGGACCGAGCGCACGAATCCCGGGCCGAATCGCATCTCGGCGGCGTACTACGTCGTCCGCCTCGCGATCGGTTTCGTGCTCACGCTGCTGAACGGCTTCTTCGCGTTCTACGCCGTCGTCGGTTACTTCGACACCAACGAGCAGCTCGCCGGCCGGCGCGCGAAGCGGCTCGCGCTGTTCGCCTGCTCGATCCCCGTCGCCGCCGCGCAGACCAGTGGGATTCCGGTCGGCTACGCGATGAAGTGGGTCGTGTTCGCCGGTCTCCTGCTCGTCAACAACGTGCTGCTGACCACCGTCATCCACTTCTCCGAGCAGGAGGAGGAGCGGTCCCGGACCCGGGCGGCCACGATCGTCGAGCTCGAGCGGGCCCAGGACGAGAACGCCGCGCTGCAGGCCCAGCTCCTGGTCCAGGCCAGGGAAGCAGGCGTGGCCGACGAGCGCCGGCGGATGGCCGCGGAGATCCACGACACGATCGCGCAGGGCCTGACCGGCATCATCGCCCAGCTGCAGGTCGTCGCGAACATCTCCGACGAGCCGGCCGTCCAGGAGCGCGTCGGCCGCGCGACCGAGCTGGCCCGGCACAGCCTCAGCGAGGCGCGGCGCTCGGTGCAGAACCTCGCCCCGGTCGACCTCTCGTACGACGGCCTCCCGGTCGCGATGCGCAAGACCGTCGACCAGTGGGCCGGACGCACCGCCGTACGCGCTGACTTCACCCTCACCGGCACGGCGCAGGAACTCCACCCGGAGGTCTCGGCGACCCTCCTCCGGATCACCCAGGAAGCCCTCGCGAACGTCGCCAAACACGCCTCCGCCGAGCGCGTCGGGGTCACGCTCAGCTTCATCGACGACGAGGTCACCTTGGACATCCGTGACGACGGGAAGGGCTTCGACCCGCTCGCCCGCCCCGGCCGCAGCAGCACCGGCGGCTTCGGGCTGGACGGCATGCGGCCCGCGCCGAACGGATCGCGGGTTCGCTCACCGTCGAGTCCGAAGCAGGAGCCGGTACGGCGCTGTCGGCGCGCGTACCGTTGGTGCCCCATGGCTGAGATCTCGCTCCTCCTCGTCGACGACCACCCGGTCGTCCGCAACGGCCTGCGCGGCCTGTTCGAGTCGGTGCCCGGGTTCACCGTGCTCGCCGAGGCGTCCAACGGCGTCGAGGCGGTCGCGCTGGCCACCGAGCTCGACCCGGACGTGATCCTGATGGACCTGCGGATGCCCGGCGGCAGCGGGCTCGACGCGATCACCGAGCTGACCCGCCGCGGCGCCCGCGCGAAGATCCTGGTCCTCACCACGTGGGACTCCGACACCGACACGCTGCCGGCGATCGAGGCCGGCGCGACGGGTTACCTGCTCAAGGACGCACCAGGACCCGAGCTGTTCACCGGGGTGCGCGAGGCGGCCGCGGGTCGTACGGTCCTCTCCCCCGCCGTCGCGTCCCGCCTCGTCTCAGCGGTCCGTACGCCGGCCAGCCCGCTCGCCGCCCGGGAACGTGAGGTGCTCGCACTCGTTGCCAAGGGCACCTCCAACCGGGAGATCGCCCGCGAGCTGTTCATCAGCGAGGCGACGGTGAAGACCCACCTCAGCCACCTGTTCACCAAGCTCGGCGTGACCGACCGGGCCGCGGCCGTGGCCAAGGGGTACGAACAGGGGATTCTCGGCCGGGACTAA
- a CDS encoding ABC transporter permease — translation MSATTAVFKAEARLFGREPGVLFWVIGFPPLLLVILGSIPSFRDAGGEYRLIDIYVPVLVLVALIMAGVQTMPPVITGYRERGILRRMSVTPVRPGALLTAQMGLNGAAAILSALLCLTIGKVAFGVQLPRQAFGYVVALLLTAAAALALGALVSALARTAKIAGAIGSVVFFPSLFCAGLWIPVRAMPELMERIVVLTPFGAAASALDQASTGQWPDWSHLGVLAGWAVVLTAMAARWFRWE, via the coding sequence ATGAGTGCCACGACCGCGGTGTTCAAGGCTGAGGCCCGGTTGTTCGGGCGGGAGCCCGGGGTCTTGTTCTGGGTGATCGGCTTTCCCCCGTTGCTGCTGGTGATCCTGGGGTCCATCCCGTCGTTCCGTGACGCCGGCGGCGAGTACCGGCTGATCGACATCTACGTGCCGGTGCTCGTTCTGGTCGCGCTGATCATGGCGGGCGTGCAGACGATGCCGCCGGTGATCACCGGCTACCGCGAACGCGGGATCCTCCGGCGGATGTCGGTGACGCCGGTGCGGCCGGGCGCGTTGCTGACGGCGCAGATGGGGCTGAACGGCGCGGCCGCGATCCTCTCGGCGCTGCTGTGCCTGACGATCGGCAAGGTTGCCTTCGGCGTGCAGTTGCCGCGGCAGGCGTTCGGGTACGTCGTAGCGTTGCTGCTGACGGCCGCGGCCGCGCTGGCGCTGGGAGCGCTGGTGTCCGCTCTCGCCCGTACGGCGAAGATCGCGGGGGCCATCGGGTCCGTGGTGTTCTTCCCGAGCCTGTTCTGCGCGGGGCTGTGGATCCCGGTGCGAGCGATGCCGGAGCTGATGGAGCGCATCGTCGTACTGACGCCGTTCGGAGCCGCGGCGAGTGCGCTCGATCAGGCGTCGACCGGGCAGTGGCCGGACTGGTCCCACCTCGGGGTCCTGGCGGGCTGGGCGGTCGTACTGACGGCCATGGCCGCGCGCTGGTTCCGGTGGGAGTAG
- a CDS encoding ABC transporter ATP-binding protein, with protein sequence MTAVVEVQDLRKSYDDRAVVDGVSFAVQEGEIFGILGPNGAGKTTTVECVEGLRVPDGGRVRVAGLDPVADHAAVSRVLGAQLQESELQAKLTVREALELYAAFYPQPADWMQLAERLGLIGQLDRRFGVLSGGQKQRLFIALALVGDPRVVVLDELTTGLDPRARRDTWEIVEDVRARGVTVLLVTHFMEEAQRLCDRIAVIDQGRITALDTPQGLISRMAGGTVISFTPSVPVELGALPGLVSVEDRAGRITLRGTDATVTALLSLLARQRVTALQLRVTDATLDEAFLDLTGAGK encoded by the coding sequence ATGACAGCTGTGGTCGAGGTACAGGACCTGCGGAAGTCGTACGACGACCGCGCGGTGGTGGACGGGGTCTCGTTCGCCGTGCAGGAAGGGGAGATCTTCGGGATTCTCGGGCCGAACGGGGCCGGGAAGACCACGACCGTGGAGTGCGTGGAGGGGCTGCGGGTTCCGGACGGCGGGCGGGTTCGGGTCGCCGGGCTCGATCCGGTGGCCGATCACGCGGCGGTGAGTCGCGTGCTGGGGGCTCAGCTGCAGGAGAGTGAGCTGCAGGCCAAGCTCACTGTCCGGGAGGCGTTGGAGTTGTACGCCGCGTTCTATCCGCAGCCGGCCGACTGGATGCAGCTGGCCGAGCGGCTCGGGCTGATCGGGCAACTGGATCGGCGGTTCGGGGTGCTGAGTGGGGGCCAGAAGCAACGATTGTTCATCGCGCTGGCGCTCGTCGGGGATCCTCGGGTGGTGGTGCTCGACGAGCTGACGACAGGGCTGGACCCGCGGGCCCGGCGGGACACCTGGGAGATCGTCGAGGACGTCCGGGCGCGCGGAGTGACGGTCCTGCTGGTCACGCACTTCATGGAGGAAGCGCAGCGGTTGTGCGACCGGATCGCGGTGATCGACCAGGGGCGGATCACCGCGCTGGACACGCCGCAGGGGTTGATCAGCCGGATGGCGGGCGGCACGGTCATCTCGTTCACGCCGTCCGTTCCGGTGGAGCTGGGGGCGTTGCCGGGGCTGGTGTCGGTCGAGGACCGAGCGGGGCGGATCACGCTCAGAGGGACCGATGCGACCGTGACCGCGTTGCTCTCGTTGCTGGCCCGGCAGCGGGTCACGGCTCTGCAGCTCCGGGTGACCGACGCGACGCTCGACGAGGCCTTCCTCGACCTGACGGGAGCTGGGAAATGA
- the groL gene encoding chaperonin GroEL (60 kDa chaperone family; promotes refolding of misfolded polypeptides especially under stressful conditions; forms two stacked rings of heptamers to form a barrel-shaped 14mer; ends can be capped by GroES; misfolded proteins enter the barrel where they are refolded when GroES binds): MAKELRFGAQARELMLAGVEQLSEAVSSTLGPKGRNVVLEKITGSPVVTNDGVTIAREIHLRDQFENMGAQLVKEAAIKTNDIVGDGTTTATVLAHAIVREGMRAIGAGGNPVLVKRGIDLAVARLVERLRQVAYPVATEEDFARVAAISANDDNLVGSVIARALHAVGDGGIVTVEESAVHGIRVDFVEGFEFDNGYLSPYMVTDPGSLQAVVDDPYILLCSEKISKVQELMPLLEKVMRDPKPLVIIAENLEGTALSMLVHNHINGHFQCVGVRAPGFGDRRLHKLEDIAAITGGAVLSRHSGFSLETMGIDKLGRADQVRVTAERTAIVASPGHEKDVEFRLAQLRAELDRATFGVDEDVLTERIGALSGKVAVISVGAPTPAELKELQHRVEDALSATRAAMAEGIVAGGGVAILHAASALDDLEVKDDYAIGVEIVRRALREPAYLIATNAGYNGDEVLAQIDKLGPDEGFDALDGRYGNMLEMGIVDPLRVARSALQNGASVAGLLLTTNAMIAEEQTPWGGSAALMTEFGPLDDGLHQPSPDSSTPQSLGLGPSVG; encoded by the coding sequence ATGGCCAAGGAACTGCGCTTCGGTGCACAGGCGCGCGAGTTGATGCTGGCGGGGGTGGAGCAGCTGTCGGAGGCGGTCAGCTCGACGCTCGGTCCCAAGGGCCGCAACGTCGTGCTGGAGAAGATCACCGGATCCCCCGTCGTCACCAACGACGGCGTCACCATCGCCCGCGAGATCCATCTCAGGGACCAGTTCGAGAACATGGGCGCCCAGCTGGTCAAGGAAGCCGCGATCAAGACCAACGACATCGTCGGCGACGGCACCACCACCGCGACCGTGCTGGCGCACGCGATCGTCCGCGAGGGCATGCGGGCGATCGGGGCCGGTGGCAACCCGGTGCTGGTCAAGCGCGGGATCGACCTCGCGGTCGCCCGGCTGGTCGAGCGGCTGCGGCAGGTGGCGTACCCGGTCGCCACCGAGGAGGACTTCGCCCGGGTGGCGGCGATCTCGGCCAACGACGACAACCTGGTCGGCTCGGTGATCGCCCGGGCGCTGCACGCGGTCGGCGACGGCGGCATCGTCACCGTCGAGGAGTCGGCGGTGCACGGGATCCGGGTCGACTTCGTCGAGGGGTTCGAGTTCGACAACGGCTACCTGTCGCCGTACATGGTGACCGATCCGGGCAGTCTGCAGGCCGTGGTCGACGACCCGTACATCCTGCTCTGCAGCGAGAAGATCTCCAAGGTGCAGGAGCTGATGCCGCTGCTGGAGAAGGTGATGCGCGACCCGAAGCCGCTGGTAATCATCGCCGAGAACCTCGAGGGCACCGCGCTCAGCATGCTGGTGCACAACCACATCAACGGGCACTTCCAGTGCGTCGGCGTCCGGGCGCCGGGGTTCGGCGACCGGCGGCTGCACAAGCTGGAGGACATCGCGGCCATCACCGGTGGCGCGGTGCTCAGCCGGCACTCGGGCTTCTCGCTGGAGACGATGGGGATCGACAAGCTCGGCCGGGCCGACCAGGTCCGGGTCACCGCCGAGCGGACCGCGATCGTCGCCTCTCCCGGCCACGAGAAGGACGTCGAGTTCCGGCTCGCCCAGCTGCGGGCCGAGCTGGACCGGGCCACCTTCGGGGTCGACGAGGACGTGCTGACCGAGCGGATCGGCGCGCTGTCGGGCAAGGTCGCGGTGATCTCGGTCGGCGCACCGACCCCGGCCGAGCTGAAGGAACTGCAGCACCGGGTGGAGGACGCGCTGTCGGCGACCCGAGCGGCGATGGCCGAGGGGATCGTGGCCGGAGGCGGCGTCGCGATCCTGCACGCGGCGTCGGCGCTCGACGACCTCGAGGTGAAGGACGACTACGCAATCGGCGTCGAGATCGTCCGCCGGGCGCTGCGCGAACCGGCGTACCTGATCGCCACGAACGCCGGCTACAACGGCGACGAGGTGCTCGCGCAGATCGACAAGCTCGGCCCCGACGAAGGCTTCGACGCGCTCGACGGCCGGTACGGGAACATGCTCGAGATGGGCATCGTCGACCCGCTCCGGGTGGCCCGGTCGGCCCTCCAGAACGGCGCGTCGGTGGCCGGCCTGCTGCTCACGACGAACGCCATGATCGCCGAGGAGCAGACCCCGTGGGGCGGCAGCGCCGCGCTGATGACTGAGTTCGGTCCGCTGGACGACGGCCTGCACCAGCCCTCACCGGACTCCAGTACGCCGCAGTCGCTGGGCCTGGGGCCGTCGGTCGGCTGA
- a CDS encoding NAD(P)-dependent alcohol dehydrogenase, producing MKAVRLHGYHQQPVVEDVPEPKISGPLDVIVKIGGAGVCRTDLHIIEGQWADAMQPTLPYTIGHENAGWVHEIGSAVTNVQVGDTVILHPTPTCGLCHACRAGNDMHCEDSTFPGLDSDGGMAEYLLTSARACVKLDPSTQPKDVAALADAGITAYHAVRKAIPQLYPGSTCVLIGAGGLGHIGIQCLAALTATRIIVVDRNPEALKLAEQLGADHSVVADGTQIQAVQDLTGGAGAHVVLDFVAEQGAEQDGFAMTRPNGSYFVIGYGGELRVPTLDLISTERNVIGNIVGTYTDLAELMALAQGGKVTLHTRTYPLEAAAEAVADLDAGRVRGRAILVP from the coding sequence ATGAAAGCAGTCCGGCTGCACGGGTACCACCAGCAACCAGTGGTCGAGGACGTTCCCGAGCCGAAGATCAGCGGCCCGCTGGACGTGATCGTCAAGATCGGCGGCGCCGGCGTGTGCCGCACCGACCTGCACATCATCGAGGGCCAGTGGGCCGACGCGATGCAACCCACCCTGCCGTACACGATCGGGCACGAGAACGCCGGCTGGGTGCACGAGATCGGGTCCGCGGTCACCAACGTGCAGGTCGGCGACACGGTGATCCTGCACCCGACCCCGACCTGTGGGCTGTGCCACGCCTGCCGGGCCGGCAACGACATGCACTGCGAGGACAGCACCTTCCCCGGCCTCGACTCCGACGGCGGGATGGCGGAGTACCTGCTGACGTCGGCCCGGGCCTGCGTGAAGCTCGATCCCAGCACCCAGCCGAAGGATGTCGCGGCGCTCGCCGACGCCGGCATCACGGCGTACCACGCGGTCCGCAAGGCGATCCCGCAGCTGTACCCCGGGAGCACCTGCGTGCTGATCGGGGCCGGCGGCCTCGGTCACATCGGCATCCAGTGCCTGGCCGCGCTGACCGCCACCCGGATCATCGTGGTCGACCGCAACCCCGAGGCGCTCAAGCTCGCCGAGCAGCTCGGCGCCGACCACAGTGTCGTTGCCGACGGCACCCAGATCCAGGCGGTCCAGGACCTGACCGGCGGCGCGGGCGCGCACGTCGTCCTGGACTTCGTGGCCGAGCAGGGAGCCGAGCAGGACGGCTTCGCGATGACCAGGCCGAACGGCTCGTACTTCGTCATCGGGTACGGCGGGGAGCTGCGGGTGCCGACACTCGACCTCATCTCCACCGAGCGCAACGTGATCGGCAACATCGTCGGCACGTACACCGACCTGGCCGAGCTGATGGCGCTCGCGCAGGGCGGGAAAGTCACGCTGCACACCAGGACCTACCCGTTGGAGGCCGCCGCCGAGGCGGTCGCGGATCTCGATGCCGGCCGGGTGCGGGGGCGAGCGATCCTCGTTCCGTAG